The proteins below are encoded in one region of Geobacter sp.:
- a CDS encoding ribulose-phosphate 3-epimerase, whose product MKKIAPSILSADFAKLGEEVRAVAAAGADYIHVDVMDGHFVPNITIGPPVVAALRAVTDLPLDVHLMITDPDRFIPDFATAGADIIVVHAEACWHLHRTVQLIRSLGKKAGVSLNPATPLQVLDYVLDELDLVLLMTVNPGFGGQSFVEACIPKIHALRGMLDRRGLETELEVDGGVKVDNIARISHAGADVFVAGSAVFGSNDYVATIADLKRLAREPVL is encoded by the coding sequence ATGAAAAAGATTGCCCCTTCGATTCTGTCGGCCGATTTCGCCAAGCTCGGCGAAGAGGTGAGGGCCGTTGCCGCTGCAGGTGCGGACTATATCCACGTGGATGTGATGGACGGCCACTTCGTCCCCAATATCACCATCGGCCCTCCGGTGGTTGCGGCACTTCGCGCGGTCACCGATCTCCCCCTCGACGTGCATCTCATGATCACCGATCCTGACCGGTTCATCCCCGATTTTGCCACTGCCGGCGCCGATATCATCGTGGTCCACGCCGAGGCCTGCTGGCACCTGCATCGCACCGTGCAGCTCATCCGTTCCCTGGGGAAAAAGGCCGGCGTTTCTCTGAATCCCGCCACGCCGCTGCAGGTGCTGGATTACGTTCTTGACGAACTTGACCTGGTGCTGCTGATGACCGTCAATCCCGGCTTTGGCGGGCAATCGTTCGTCGAGGCGTGCATCCCCAAGATCCATGCACTCCGGGGTATGCTCGACCGACGTGGCCTGGAGACCGAGCTGGAGGTTGACGGCGGCGTCAAGGTGGATAACATTGCCAGGATCTCCCACGCAGGTGCGGACGTGTTTGTGGCCGGCAGCGCCGTTTTCGGCAGCAACGATTACGTAGCAACCATTGCCGACCTAAAACGGCTTGCCCGGGAACCGGTACTGTAA
- a CDS encoding NUDIX domain-containing protein, with amino-acid sequence MAIDLLERIRTVLAGRERIPLPPGPVPAAVLVPLFVKDGEYHLLFTKRTAQLNHHGGEISFPGGVCNPEEDLQHAALRETWEEVGIRPEQVELLGQLDDFYSVHNYLVTPYVGFVSPFLSLKLNMAEIDKVLEVPVRHLLDPKCFRIEDWNWKGRLHPVYFYGFGEDEIWGLTAAILKQFLDLIFSAGNMIHAHQHSDH; translated from the coding sequence ATGGCGATCGATCTCTTGGAGAGAATACGGACCGTCTTGGCAGGGCGCGAGCGTATTCCGCTTCCGCCGGGGCCGGTCCCCGCTGCGGTGCTGGTTCCGCTGTTTGTGAAAGATGGCGAGTATCACCTGCTCTTTACCAAACGGACCGCGCAGCTCAACCACCATGGCGGGGAGATCTCGTTTCCCGGCGGGGTCTGCAATCCCGAGGAGGATCTGCAGCATGCCGCCCTGCGAGAGACCTGGGAAGAGGTTGGGATCAGGCCGGAACAGGTCGAGCTGCTGGGGCAGTTGGACGACTTCTACTCGGTGCATAATTACCTGGTCACCCCCTATGTGGGTTTTGTTTCACCGTTTCTTTCGCTCAAGTTGAATATGGCAGAGATCGATAAGGTATTGGAGGTGCCGGTTCGGCATCTTCTCGATCCGAAATGTTTCCGTATCGAAGATTGGAACTGGAAAGGACGTTTGCATCCGGTATACTTCTACGGATTCGGCGAAGACGAGATCTGGGGATTGACGGCAGCCATTCTCAAGCAGTTCCTGGACTTGATATTTTCTGCAGGGAATATGATACATGCCCACCAGCATTCTGATCATTGA
- the cls gene encoding cardiolipin synthase: MWGILIAGLAALSLGAAGHALLLKRDPRSALGWIVVCITAPFLGPFLYWVMGVNRIHRKARQWLESGRRVAGWDQFPVCFDRAAELGLPPGCEHLQELRTLSDRVVSAHLSSGNRITALENGDSAYPAMLAAIDAATRSVHLSTYLFESDEIGRRFVAALTAAAKRGLDVRVIIDSLGEKYSRPLARNLLKGSKVKIGRFLPLRHGGYLNLRNHRKILVVDGTTAFTGGMNIGSRHMVTPPLTEDPVKDLQFRVEGPVVTNLQRIFLEDWHFVAGELVNDEIFFPEIPAVGTAMVRAVSDGPDKEFRKLLWIIMGALSCARRTVRIMTPYFIPDRSLISALITAAMRGVDIALILPARNNLPFVHWASRAYLWELLQHGIKVYYQPPPFVHTKLFLVDDVWSLIGSANLDPRSLRLNFELNLEVYDPAGTQELCRYFDSALMMSREESLENVDGRPLPEKIRDSVAKLFSPYL; this comes from the coding sequence ATGTGGGGCATCCTGATTGCAGGACTGGCGGCACTTTCCCTGGGTGCCGCGGGCCATGCCCTCCTGCTCAAGCGCGATCCCCGCTCTGCCCTCGGCTGGATAGTGGTCTGCATCACGGCGCCGTTTCTCGGGCCGTTCCTCTACTGGGTGATGGGAGTAAACCGTATCCACCGGAAGGCCCGCCAGTGGCTGGAGAGCGGCCGCAGGGTTGCAGGGTGGGACCAGTTCCCCGTCTGCTTCGACCGGGCCGCCGAACTGGGACTCCCCCCCGGCTGCGAACATCTCCAGGAATTGCGCACCCTTTCCGACCGGGTGGTCTCCGCCCATCTGTCGAGCGGCAACCGGATCACCGCGCTGGAAAACGGCGACAGCGCTTATCCGGCAATGCTGGCAGCCATCGATGCAGCCACCCGCTCCGTCCATCTCTCCACCTATCTCTTTGAAAGCGACGAGATCGGCCGCAGGTTCGTCGCGGCGCTGACAGCCGCGGCAAAGCGGGGCCTGGACGTCCGCGTCATCATCGACAGCCTGGGGGAAAAGTACTCCCGGCCGCTGGCCCGTAATCTCCTCAAGGGATCAAAAGTAAAGATCGGCCGCTTCCTCCCTTTACGGCACGGAGGCTACCTGAACCTACGTAATCACCGGAAGATCCTGGTTGTGGACGGGACCACGGCATTTACCGGGGGGATGAACATCGGCAGTCGGCACATGGTAACACCGCCCCTGACGGAAGATCCGGTGAAGGATCTGCAGTTCCGGGTGGAGGGACCGGTGGTGACCAATCTACAGCGGATCTTTCTTGAGGACTGGCACTTCGTGGCAGGCGAGCTGGTGAACGACGAAATCTTTTTCCCGGAGATCCCCGCCGTTGGGACGGCAATGGTCCGGGCAGTGAGCGACGGCCCGGACAAGGAGTTCCGGAAACTCCTCTGGATCATCATGGGGGCACTATCCTGTGCACGGCGTACCGTCAGGATCATGACCCCCTACTTCATCCCCGACCGGTCGCTCATTTCGGCCCTCATCACGGCAGCCATGCGTGGCGTCGACATTGCGCTGATCCTGCCCGCCCGCAACAACCTGCCGTTCGTCCACTGGGCGAGCAGGGCCTACCTGTGGGAGCTCCTCCAGCACGGCATCAAGGTCTATTACCAGCCCCCGCCGTTCGTCCATACCAAACTCTTCCTGGTGGACGACGTCTGGTCGCTCATCGGCTCGGCCAATCTGGACCCCCGCAGCCTGCGGCTCAATTTCGAGCTCAACCTGGAGGTCTATGATCCCGCCGGTACGCAAGAGCTCTGCCGCTATTTCGACTCTGCGCTCATGATGTCCCGCGAGGAGAGCCTGGAAAACGTGGATGGCCGGCCGCTTCCGGAAAAGATCCGCGACAGCGTGGCCAAACTCTTCTCCCCCTACCTCTGA
- a CDS encoding endonuclease III domain-containing protein: MADPFLQIFQLLYRHYGPLNWWPAETPFEVCVGAILTQNTNWGNVEKAIANLKELGLLSAEGVREIETERLAAAIRPAGYYNIKSQRLKEFVEWLYCHHEGKLERMFAGPWQELRGELLAVRGIGRETCDAILLYAGHKPSFVVDAYTTRLFGRLGLLDGASGYEAIRWRFMERLPEDAQLYNDYHALIVQQSKEWCRKKPCCTGCPLSDLCPRQW, from the coding sequence ATGGCCGATCCCTTCCTCCAGATCTTCCAACTGCTTTACCGCCACTACGGCCCGCTCAACTGGTGGCCTGCAGAGACGCCGTTCGAGGTCTGCGTCGGCGCCATCCTCACCCAGAATACCAACTGGGGCAACGTGGAAAAGGCAATCGCCAACCTGAAAGAATTGGGGCTGCTCTCGGCCGAAGGTGTGCGGGAGATCGAGACGGAACGGCTCGCAGCCGCCATTCGGCCGGCAGGCTACTACAACATCAAGAGCCAGCGGCTGAAGGAGTTTGTGGAGTGGCTTTATTGTCATCACGAAGGGAAGCTTGAGCGGATGTTCGCCGGGCCGTGGCAGGAGCTTCGGGGAGAACTGCTGGCAGTGCGGGGGATCGGCCGGGAGACCTGCGACGCCATCCTCCTCTATGCCGGCCATAAACCGAGCTTCGTGGTCGATGCCTATACGACGCGGCTCTTCGGCCGGCTCGGCCTTCTGGATGGCGCTTCCGGCTACGAAGCCATACGGTGGCGTTTCATGGAGAGGCTTCCCGAGGACGCACAGCTCTACAACGACTACCATGCCCTGATCGTTCAGCAGAGCAAGGAGTGGTGCCGCAAGAAACCTTGCTGCACGGGTTGCCCGCTCAGCGATCTCTGTCCTCGGCAGTGGTGA
- a CDS encoding potassium channel protein, whose protein sequence is MDPVRHLKISITVLGVLVTLGVVGFMSIEGWRFLDALYMTTITLGTVGFREVHDLSDSGKIFTMILIVFGVSVLGYIVGSLAQIMFEGQLQRFIGRKKVEKMIEALADHYIICGYGRMGSLICREFAAKPLPFVVVEKTSEIAEKLKEEGYLYMHGDATDDETLLRAGIKRAKGLISVVTSDTENVYITLTARGLNPELYILARSGEEGSEIKLKRAGANKVVSPYLIGGSRMAQAILRPNVVDFIEIATGREHLDLQMEELEIPPNSRFVGETLVSSGFRKETGVIIIGIKKKIGKMIFNPHSQTKLEARDTLIILGEPTAIDKLEQLFGRSPSDEEVKNKQKKEHGRSHD, encoded by the coding sequence GTGGATCCTGTACGACACCTGAAGATATCGATTACTGTCCTGGGAGTCTTGGTGACCCTGGGAGTGGTGGGTTTCATGTCCATTGAGGGGTGGCGGTTTCTCGATGCCCTCTACATGACTACCATTACCCTTGGTACGGTCGGTTTCAGGGAGGTGCACGATCTCTCCGACAGCGGCAAGATCTTCACCATGATCCTGATCGTCTTCGGGGTGAGCGTACTCGGTTACATCGTGGGGAGTCTTGCCCAGATCATGTTCGAGGGGCAGCTGCAACGCTTTATCGGGAGGAAGAAAGTGGAAAAGATGATAGAAGCCCTTGCCGATCACTACATCATCTGCGGGTACGGGCGGATGGGATCGCTCATCTGCAGGGAGTTTGCAGCCAAGCCGCTCCCCTTCGTTGTGGTGGAAAAGACCTCCGAGATTGCCGAAAAGCTCAAGGAGGAAGGGTATCTCTATATGCACGGCGACGCCACCGACGACGAGACCCTGCTGCGCGCCGGCATCAAGCGCGCCAAAGGGCTCATATCGGTGGTCACCTCCGACACCGAGAACGTCTACATTACCTTGACCGCCCGAGGTCTCAATCCCGAACTCTACATCCTGGCCCGTTCCGGTGAGGAAGGGTCGGAGATCAAGCTGAAGCGGGCCGGGGCCAACAAGGTGGTTTCACCCTATCTCATCGGTGGGAGCAGGATGGCGCAGGCGATACTCCGCCCCAACGTGGTGGATTTCATCGAGATCGCCACCGGCCGCGAGCATCTCGACCTGCAGATGGAGGAACTGGAAATCCCCCCCAACTCGCGGTTTGTCGGCGAGACCCTGGTCAGCTCGGGATTCCGCAAGGAAACCGGCGTCATCATCATCGGCATCAAGAAAAAGATCGGCAAAATGATATTCAATCCCCACTCCCAGACCAAGCTGGAAGCGCGCGACACCCTCATCATCCTCGGCGAGCCGACGGCCATCGACAAGCTGGAGCAGCTGTTCGGCCGTTCTCCCAGTGACGAGGAAGTGAAAAACAAACAGAAGAAGGAGCACGGACGTTCCCATGACTAA
- a CDS encoding TIM barrel protein — protein MTNLVCAHVPYPYLAQHLDFILEQRINPEVFLNGDALDSLVVEELASIADALHASGLRTTIHAPFMDLNPGSPEPLIRQVTARRFEQVLDAAEILKPVVMVFHPGYDRWRYGDSQDTWLGNCIDSFRRVLERAEGIGCTIAVENIFEEEPSTLRGLLDAFNLPNLRHCFDVGHWNLFHKVGMEEWFAQLGSYIAEVHIHDNHGTRDEHLPIGDGDIDFDLFFSLMRQYAPDAVYTIEAHSREKVALAMSRLLKHLGG, from the coding sequence ATGACTAACCTGGTATGTGCACATGTCCCCTATCCCTATCTCGCCCAGCACCTCGACTTTATCCTGGAGCAGCGGATCAATCCCGAGGTTTTCCTGAACGGCGATGCCCTGGACAGCCTGGTTGTGGAAGAGCTGGCGAGCATAGCCGACGCCCTGCATGCCAGCGGCCTCAGGACCACCATACATGCGCCGTTCATGGATCTGAATCCCGGTTCTCCCGAGCCGCTCATCCGGCAGGTCACGGCCCGGCGCTTCGAGCAGGTGCTGGATGCGGCGGAGATCCTCAAACCGGTTGTGATGGTCTTCCATCCGGGGTATGACCGCTGGCGTTATGGCGACAGCCAGGATACCTGGCTCGGCAACTGCATCGACTCCTTCCGTCGGGTCCTGGAGCGGGCGGAGGGAATCGGCTGCACCATTGCCGTGGAGAACATCTTCGAGGAAGAACCGTCCACCCTCAGGGGGCTGCTCGATGCCTTCAACCTGCCGAACCTGCGCCACTGTTTCGATGTTGGGCACTGGAACCTGTTTCACAAGGTGGGGATGGAGGAGTGGTTTGCCCAGCTCGGCTCATATATTGCCGAGGTGCATATCCATGACAACCATGGGACGCGCGATGAGCACCTCCCCATCGGCGACGGCGATATCGACTTCGATCTCTTTTTCAGCCTCATGCGCCAGTATGCGCCTGACGCGGTCTACACCATAGAGGCGCACAGCCGGGAAAAGGTGGCGCTTGCCATGAGCCGGCTGCTCAAGCATCTGGGCGGCTGA
- a CDS encoding diguanylate cyclase, giving the protein MPTSILIIDDSDKIREQIVQTLQAVSLVDQYFQARDGIEGFKYLIERPQIDLVLCDLEMPRMDGFKFLAMVRSREELRSIPIIMLTAREARELKIKGLEQGASDYVTKPFDPGELVARVRVQLKIKLLQDELKHSNELLKELSNTDPLTQLFNRRYMMEVLEKEIQRTFRKGSPISLIIMDIDHFKKVNDVHGHQQGDTVLVNVAGLVKRHLRSYDVAARYGGEEFVGILPETPLDEAMVVAERVRVAVQQLTFAHKLQTLKITISMGVATYPGPGVDSIDDIIRVADEALYRAKSEGRNRVITLQPMPG; this is encoded by the coding sequence ATGCCCACCAGCATTCTGATCATTGACGATTCTGATAAGATTCGGGAGCAGATCGTCCAGACCCTTCAGGCGGTCTCGCTTGTGGATCAGTATTTCCAGGCGCGGGACGGTATCGAGGGGTTCAAGTATCTCATCGAGCGACCGCAGATCGATCTGGTGCTCTGCGACCTGGAGATGCCGCGCATGGACGGGTTCAAGTTCCTCGCCATGGTCCGCTCGCGGGAGGAGCTGAGGAGCATCCCGATCATCATGCTGACGGCCCGTGAGGCGCGGGAGTTGAAAATAAAGGGTCTGGAGCAGGGGGCAAGCGATTATGTCACCAAGCCCTTTGATCCGGGCGAACTGGTGGCGCGGGTCAGGGTGCAGTTGAAGATCAAGCTTTTGCAGGACGAGCTGAAGCACTCCAACGAACTGCTCAAGGAGCTGTCCAACACCGATCCGCTGACCCAGCTCTTTAACCGGCGCTACATGATGGAGGTTCTGGAGAAGGAGATCCAGCGCACCTTCCGCAAAGGGTCGCCCATCTCCCTCATCATCATGGACATCGATCATTTCAAGAAGGTGAACGATGTCCATGGCCACCAGCAGGGGGACACGGTGCTGGTCAACGTGGCCGGCCTGGTGAAGCGCCACCTGCGCAGCTATGATGTCGCAGCCCGTTACGGCGGCGAAGAGTTCGTTGGCATCCTTCCCGAGACCCCCCTGGACGAGGCGATGGTTGTGGCCGAGCGGGTGCGCGTGGCTGTCCAGCAGCTCACCTTCGCCCATAAGCTGCAGACCCTCAAGATCACTATCAGCATGGGGGTGGCTACCTACCCCGGTCCCGGCGTCGACTCCATCGACGACATCATCCGCGTTGCCGACGAAGCCCTCTACCGGGCCAAGTCCGAAGGGCGAAACCGGGTCATCACCCTGCAACCGATGCCCGGCTGA
- the rsmB gene encoding 16S rRNA (cytosine(967)-C(5))-methyltransferase RsmB: MPANPRQSAFSILARIDKEHSFADILLDRELSRGELQGADRGLLTELVYGVLRRRGTLDHIINQFSRQRVDRLERAVLTLLRLGLYQLFFLDRIPASAAVNETVKLAHGVAPRAAGFVNAVLRQADRQRAAIAYPDPGTDLRAYLAARYSQPVWIVADWIDQLGATEAEELCRVMSEAPPLTIRVNTLHISREALLERLAAEGATALPARYSPLGAQLSSPVPFATLPSFQEGLFSVQDEASQLIALLLAPVAGDRLLDLCAAPGGKAACLAEQMGNQGSILACDLHPRRLEQVRLGAQRLGIDIISTRAMDAANAGQALSGELFPRVLVDAPCSGLGVLRRNPEGKWWKTPQDVAELTALQKRILASAAECVAEGGLLVYATCSTTFAENEAVVEDFLSHHSDFVLENVIELFPWSADLCTERGFFRSWPHRHGMDGFCAARLRKSHH; the protein is encoded by the coding sequence TTGCCCGCCAACCCCCGCCAGTCTGCCTTTTCCATCCTTGCCCGCATTGACAAAGAGCATTCGTTTGCCGATATCCTCCTTGATCGGGAGCTTTCACGGGGAGAACTTCAGGGTGCCGACCGCGGCCTCCTGACCGAGCTGGTGTATGGGGTGCTGCGCCGGCGCGGCACGCTGGACCATATCATCAACCAGTTTTCCCGGCAGCGGGTGGACCGGTTGGAGCGGGCCGTGTTGACGCTGCTTCGCCTTGGCCTCTACCAGCTCTTCTTCCTCGACCGCATACCCGCATCCGCGGCGGTGAACGAGACCGTCAAACTCGCCCATGGAGTGGCTCCACGGGCAGCGGGGTTTGTCAATGCCGTGCTGCGGCAGGCAGATCGACAGCGGGCAGCCATAGCCTATCCCGATCCGGGTACCGATCTCCGGGCCTATCTGGCGGCGCGTTACTCCCAACCTGTCTGGATCGTCGCCGACTGGATCGATCAGCTGGGTGCGACAGAGGCAGAGGAGCTCTGCCGTGTCATGAGCGAGGCACCCCCCCTGACCATCCGCGTCAACACGCTGCACATCTCCCGCGAAGCGCTCCTGGAGCGTCTTGCCGCAGAAGGTGCCACGGCTCTGCCAGCCCGCTATTCGCCCCTTGGCGCCCAGCTCAGCTCCCCGGTCCCGTTTGCCACCCTGCCGAGTTTTCAGGAAGGGCTCTTTTCGGTCCAGGACGAGGCATCACAGCTGATAGCCCTGCTGCTGGCGCCTGTGGCAGGCGATCGTCTGCTCGACCTCTGCGCCGCTCCGGGTGGAAAGGCTGCCTGCCTCGCCGAGCAGATGGGCAACCAGGGGAGCATCCTTGCCTGCGACCTCCATCCGCGCCGCCTGGAGCAGGTGCGGCTCGGCGCGCAGAGGCTCGGGATCGACATCATCTCCACCAGGGCCATGGATGCGGCGAATGCCGGTCAGGCACTTTCCGGCGAACTGTTCCCGCGGGTGCTGGTGGATGCCCCCTGCTCGGGACTGGGGGTCCTCCGGCGTAACCCCGAGGGGAAATGGTGGAAGACGCCGCAGGATGTGGCAGAGCTGACAGCGCTGCAGAAGCGGATCCTTGCGAGTGCCGCAGAGTGCGTTGCCGAAGGCGGGCTGCTGGTCTACGCCACCTGCTCCACCACCTTTGCCGAGAATGAAGCGGTTGTGGAGGATTTTCTTTCGCATCACAGCGATTTTGTGCTAGAAAATGTGATTGAACTGTTTCCCTGGTCTGCGGACCTCTGTACCGAGCGAGGATTTTTCCGTTCCTGGCCGCACCGGCACGGGATGGACGGCTTCTGTGCCGCACGATTACGGAAGTCGCATCACTAG
- the htpX gene encoding zinc metalloprotease HtpX has translation MNTLRTTFLMALLTVVLVLAGGAIGGRNGMGFALIMAAVMNLGSYWFSDKIVLAMYGAKEVTEGEQPDLVGLVRQLTMQAGMPMPRVYLIDAPTPNAFATGRNPEHAAVAATTGIMRILTREELMGVMAHELSHVRHRDILISSIAATMAGAITYLANMAQWAAIFGGGRDRDDDGGGAFGLLAMAIVAPLAAMLIQMAISRSREYEADRGGAELSRNPLYLAGALKKLQLANQQIPMQANPASAHMFIVNPLTGGGLMSLFSTHPPLEERVRRLEAMAHGRRE, from the coding sequence ATGAACACTCTCCGTACCACATTCCTCATGGCGCTGTTGACGGTCGTGCTGGTCCTGGCCGGCGGAGCCATTGGCGGACGCAACGGCATGGGTTTTGCGCTGATCATGGCTGCGGTGATGAACCTGGGGTCATACTGGTTTTCCGACAAGATCGTGTTGGCGATGTACGGTGCCAAGGAGGTGACCGAGGGGGAACAGCCGGACCTTGTTGGGTTGGTGCGCCAGTTGACGATGCAGGCAGGAATGCCGATGCCCAGGGTCTATCTGATCGATGCGCCGACTCCCAATGCCTTTGCCACTGGCCGCAATCCCGAACATGCTGCAGTTGCTGCCACCACCGGGATCATGCGGATTCTCACTCGCGAAGAGCTGATGGGTGTCATGGCCCACGAACTCTCCCATGTGAGGCATCGCGATATCCTGATTTCCTCCATTGCCGCAACCATGGCCGGAGCCATCACCTACCTGGCCAACATGGCGCAGTGGGCGGCCATTTTCGGCGGTGGTCGGGATCGGGACGATGACGGAGGAGGCGCATTCGGCCTGCTGGCCATGGCCATCGTTGCGCCGCTTGCCGCCATGCTGATCCAGATGGCGATCTCCCGTTCCCGGGAATACGAGGCCGACCGGGGTGGTGCCGAGCTCTCCCGCAATCCCCTCTACCTTGCCGGCGCCCTGAAAAAACTCCAGCTCGCCAACCAGCAGATTCCGATGCAGGCCAATCCGGCGTCAGCCCACATGTTCATCGTCAATCCACTCACCGGCGGCGGCCTGATGTCGCTTTTCTCCACCCATCCCCCGCTTGAGGAGCGGGTGCGCCGGCTGGAGGCGATGGCCCATGGCCGGCGGGAGTGA